A window of the Streptomyces sp. NBC_01351 genome harbors these coding sequences:
- a CDS encoding FxLYD domain-containing protein, translated as MRGNSIRTACGTLLSLVVVAGAAGCSNGDGSASDAASKAASAAASIGSQAADAVDSATDSAKKKLDEVKDGVDAKDAVKLGDVTTDAEGSSTVTVTARNTDDSTKSFAVKVDFKDPAGNLVDTVVVTVSDVAAGESKDATARSTHKLSGDVTATPGTALRY; from the coding sequence ATGCGCGGTAACTCGATTCGGACCGCCTGCGGGACCCTGCTCTCGCTGGTGGTCGTCGCCGGAGCGGCCGGTTGCTCCAACGGCGACGGCAGTGCTTCGGACGCGGCGTCCAAGGCGGCATCGGCCGCCGCTTCGATCGGGTCACAGGCCGCCGACGCGGTCGACTCGGCCACCGACTCCGCGAAGAAGAAGCTCGACGAGGTCAAGGACGGCGTCGACGCCAAGGACGCGGTGAAGCTCGGTGACGTCACCACCGACGCCGAGGGTTCGTCGACCGTGACCGTCACGGCCAGGAACACCGACGACTCGACGAAGTCCTTCGCCGTCAAGGTCGACTTCAAGGACCCCGCCGGCAACCTGGTGGACACGGTGGTCGTCACCGTCTCCGACGTGGCCGCCGGTGAGTCCAAGGACGCCACCGCGCGCAGCACCCACAAGCTGTCGGGTGACGTGACCGCCACCCCGGGCACCGCCCTCAGGTACTGA
- a CDS encoding DUF1269 domain-containing protein: MASTTLTVWKFPTPEGAQQAESSLLALQKERLIQVHDAAVVTWPEDRKKPKTQQLNNLTGAGALSGTFWGMLFGLLFFVPLLGAAVGAAAGAVGGSLADVGIDDQFIDGVKTEVKPGTSALFLLSSDAVIERVRGAFPGGKAQLIRSNLSGEQEQRLREVFAA; encoded by the coding sequence GTGGCATCCACCACCCTCACCGTCTGGAAGTTCCCCACGCCCGAGGGCGCGCAGCAGGCGGAATCGTCCCTGCTCGCGCTGCAGAAGGAACGGTTGATACAGGTGCACGACGCCGCCGTCGTGACCTGGCCCGAGGACCGCAAGAAGCCGAAGACCCAGCAGCTGAACAACCTCACGGGAGCCGGAGCCCTCTCCGGCACCTTCTGGGGGATGCTCTTCGGCCTCCTCTTCTTCGTCCCGCTGCTCGGCGCCGCCGTGGGCGCGGCCGCCGGCGCCGTCGGCGGATCCCTCGCCGATGTCGGCATCGACGACCAGTTCATCGACGGTGTGAAGACCGAGGTCAAGCCGGGAACCTCCGCACTGTTCCTGCTCTCCTCCGACGCCGTGATCGAGCGGGTGCGCGGCGCGTTCCCCGGCGGAAAGGCCCAGCTCATCCGTTCCAACCTGTCCGGTGAGCAGGAGCAGCGCCTCCGCGAGGTCTTCGCGGCCTGA
- a CDS encoding DUF7144 family membrane protein yields MAQTASSSGTPRHSSAGGGEAPSGTGSAWAAGGAMFAGVILLVDGVIAVLKGIAGIAENDVYARLGDYVYKLDTSAWGWILLVLGIVLAVVGWGILKNAPWARATGVALAGISIVINFMWLPYSPVWALVSIALGVFVIWALCTTGSDRTASSAL; encoded by the coding sequence GTGGCACAGACTGCGTCTTCGAGCGGAACCCCCCGGCATTCCTCCGCGGGAGGTGGGGAAGCGCCGTCGGGCACCGGAAGTGCCTGGGCGGCGGGCGGCGCCATGTTCGCCGGCGTCATCCTCCTGGTGGACGGCGTCATCGCCGTGCTCAAGGGCATCGCCGGCATCGCGGAGAACGACGTCTACGCCCGGCTGGGCGACTACGTCTACAAGCTCGACACCTCGGCCTGGGGCTGGATCCTCCTGGTCCTCGGCATCGTCCTCGCGGTCGTGGGCTGGGGGATCCTCAAGAACGCCCCGTGGGCGCGCGCCACGGGCGTCGCCCTGGCCGGGATCAGCATCGTCATCAACTTCATGTGGCTGCCCTACTCCCCGGTCTGGGCCCTCGTGTCGATCGCTCTCGGCGTCTTCGTGATCTGGGCCCTGTGCACGACGGGCTCGGACCGCACGGCATCCTCCGCCCTCTGA
- a CDS encoding GOLPH3/VPS74 family protein — translation MTTPRDLLIVTMDMEPGRPVEQGDLSLALAGAEAIDLLAAEAIGLDGDRLVPGRRPAPDDPLLGAAAASLVREAPDESVADWLWRRGRGLSAAYRAALEAEGQLVRQPRRGISLRAGRLVPADTPARRRAGERWKSNEPVLVLLAEAVGGRDGRTGDSPDVADDTVATVLAAVNDALVELASVRQRRAIDEAAFDNIWRGGV, via the coding sequence ATGACCACGCCGCGGGACTTGTTGATCGTCACCATGGACATGGAGCCCGGTCGTCCCGTCGAACAGGGCGACCTCTCACTCGCGCTCGCGGGGGCCGAGGCGATCGATCTCCTCGCCGCCGAGGCCATCGGGCTGGACGGGGACCGCCTCGTGCCGGGCCGCCGGCCGGCCCCGGATGACCCCCTGTTGGGCGCGGCGGCCGCGTCGCTCGTTCGGGAGGCGCCCGACGAGTCGGTCGCCGACTGGCTGTGGCGCAGAGGCCGCGGCCTGTCCGCGGCGTACCGGGCTGCGCTCGAGGCGGAAGGCCAACTCGTCCGGCAACCGCGCCGCGGGATCTCCCTGCGGGCCGGTCGGCTCGTGCCGGCCGATACTCCTGCCCGCCGCCGGGCCGGGGAGCGCTGGAAATCGAACGAACCCGTCCTCGTTCTCCTCGCCGAGGCCGTGGGCGGCCGCGATGGACGCACCGGGGACTCTCCCGACGTGGCCGACGACACCGTCGCGACGGTACTGGCCGCCGTCAACGACGCGTTGGTGGAACTGGCGTCGGTACGGCAACGCCGAGCCATCGACGAGGCGGCCTTCGACAACATCTGGCGAGGCGGCGTCTGA
- a CDS encoding DUF6183 family protein, translated as MNDEANDRANDETINCEPEHLARDKALQHAMAGDIAHLRGVGSQLTTRYAAAARAARIHGSDLSYLRRLLATTPGRDSVELLLQLLGEQGAAAGEAGLELPLMATVLAQHQPAAVLAQAVFADVPEGDRLGELRTCLFHELLLRGVDPDEFPALRPGSRMHPLSWLPDRRRALETAPDFTRHSANGSAGSVKTGLPETDGRLDPPTPRPTEASPLRNSVTVDEHDLILTAVEGNWGYAEAWVFRPEQPIAPDRVPALLPTLPMDCVAGLGPTGRYEIAARPVGDIWSLLFATSAVGGCYGTGRYGAWGRLRAWRSLAGLCGAPFSASAGEVELRAEQCTWFHFETDAEFFHNEIGNDYGIAALSPDGRRLAVLAATDTD; from the coding sequence GTGAACGACGAGGCGAACGACAGAGCGAACGACGAAACGATCAACTGCGAGCCTGAGCACCTCGCGCGCGACAAGGCCCTCCAGCACGCCATGGCCGGAGACATCGCCCATCTGCGCGGGGTGGGGTCGCAGCTCACCACCCGTTACGCGGCCGCCGCCCGGGCCGCCCGGATCCACGGAAGCGACCTCTCCTACCTCCGGCGGCTCCTCGCCACGACCCCCGGCCGCGACAGCGTCGAGCTGCTGCTCCAGCTCCTCGGCGAACAGGGAGCCGCTGCCGGAGAAGCGGGACTCGAACTGCCGCTCATGGCGACGGTGCTCGCCCAGCACCAGCCGGCCGCGGTCCTCGCGCAGGCGGTCTTCGCCGACGTCCCCGAGGGCGACCGGCTCGGCGAGCTGCGGACCTGTCTGTTCCACGAGTTGCTGTTGCGCGGCGTGGACCCGGACGAGTTCCCGGCCCTGCGGCCCGGCTCGCGGATGCACCCCCTGTCCTGGCTCCCCGACCGCCGCCGCGCGCTGGAGACCGCACCCGACTTCACGCGCCACTCCGCGAACGGCTCGGCCGGGAGCGTGAAGACCGGCCTGCCCGAGACGGACGGCCGTCTGGATCCGCCGACCCCCCGCCCGACCGAGGCGTCGCCGCTGCGGAACTCCGTGACGGTGGACGAGCACGACCTCATCCTCACCGCCGTCGAAGGGAACTGGGGCTACGCCGAGGCCTGGGTCTTCCGGCCGGAGCAGCCCATCGCCCCCGACCGGGTGCCCGCCCTGCTCCCCACCCTGCCGATGGACTGCGTCGCCGGCCTCGGCCCCACCGGCCGCTACGAGATAGCCGCCCGCCCCGTGGGGGACATCTGGTCCCTGCTGTTCGCCACCTCGGCGGTCGGGGGCTGCTACGGCACCGGTAGGTACGGGGCATGGGGCCGGCTGCGGGCATGGCGCTCGCTGGCGGGCCTGTGCGGCGCCCCGTTCAGCGCGAGCGCGGGGGAGGTGGAACTCCGCGCCGAGCAGTGCACCTGGTTCCACTTCGAGACCGACGCCGAGTTCTTCCACAACGAGATCGGCAATGACTACGGCATCGCCGCCCTTTCCCCGGACGGCCGCCGCCTCGCGGTCCTGGCAGCCACGGACACCGACTAG
- a CDS encoding VOC family protein, with translation MITTDFAPGSPCWLDLGAPDVPAAAAFYGGVLGWEYESMGEGEDMEGGMFRKDGKIVAGLGKLTEEGARSAWMIYYNVADADATTRAVESAGGTVRVPPRDLDEWGRMAQYSDPLGGQFAVWQPGTNTGVELVDEAGSMSWTELYTSDAAAAKEFYGGVLGWWFSDMELPGGGGTYSLVTPAGLPAERMHGGLMELPQENLALADGRAYWHPVFNVTDCDAAVAKVIESGGSVQMGPEDAEGVGRLAVCLDPSNADFVVLTPSPS, from the coding sequence ATGATCACCACTGACTTCGCCCCCGGCTCCCCCTGCTGGCTCGACCTCGGCGCCCCTGACGTCCCTGCCGCCGCCGCCTTCTACGGCGGCGTCCTCGGATGGGAGTACGAGTCCATGGGCGAGGGGGAGGACATGGAAGGCGGCATGTTCCGCAAGGACGGCAAGATCGTCGCCGGGCTCGGCAAGCTCACCGAGGAGGGGGCGCGCTCGGCCTGGATGATCTACTACAACGTCGCCGACGCGGACGCCACGACCCGGGCCGTCGAGAGCGCCGGCGGCACGGTGCGGGTGCCTCCGCGGGACCTCGACGAATGGGGCCGGATGGCGCAGTACAGCGATCCGCTGGGGGGCCAGTTCGCCGTCTGGCAGCCGGGGACGAACACGGGCGTCGAGCTGGTGGACGAGGCGGGCTCGATGTCCTGGACGGAGCTGTACACGAGCGATGCCGCGGCGGCGAAGGAGTTCTACGGCGGTGTCCTCGGCTGGTGGTTCAGTGACATGGAACTGCCGGGCGGCGGAGGCACGTACTCCCTCGTCACCCCCGCCGGGCTGCCCGCGGAGCGCATGCACGGCGGTCTGATGGAACTCCCTCAGGAGAACCTCGCCCTGGCCGACGGCCGGGCGTACTGGCACCCGGTCTTCAACGTCACGGACTGTGACGCCGCTGTAGCCAAGGTCATCGAGAGCGGCGGCAGCGTGCAGATGGGGCCGGAGGACGCCGAGGGCGTCGGCCGGCTGGCCGTCTGCCTCGACCCGTCGAACGCCGACTTCGTGGTGCTGACGCCGTCCCCGAGCTAG
- a CDS encoding NADP-dependent oxidoreductase — MRVIKQYSLGGPEVLEVVEAQRPAPEGGQVLVRVHATGINPADGKVRSGYVRFFGEPPLVLGHEFSGVVDEVGAGVTGFRPGDEVFGWTTPPDGSHADYVLVPETSIAAKPTTLDHVHAGALGIAGLTAYQTLVNIARVRPGQRVLVHAAAGGVGHFAVKIAKARGAYVIGTARAAKHPFLRELGADELIDYTTADFTALRDVDVVIDTISNDYGPRSLRTLGRGGILIDVVGVGVDRTAVREQAEAGGVRFVEYFLAPSPADLAGFADLIDRAGVRPSVEETLPLAEAAKAHELIESGRVRGKIVLVP; from the coding sequence ATGCGCGTGATCAAGCAGTACTCCCTTGGCGGACCGGAAGTTCTGGAAGTCGTGGAAGCGCAGCGGCCCGCTCCCGAAGGCGGTCAGGTTCTCGTGCGCGTCCACGCCACGGGCATCAACCCGGCGGACGGCAAGGTGCGCTCGGGATACGTGCGGTTCTTCGGCGAGCCGCCGCTGGTCCTGGGGCACGAGTTCAGCGGAGTGGTGGACGAGGTCGGTGCGGGCGTCACCGGATTCCGGCCCGGTGACGAGGTGTTCGGCTGGACGACCCCGCCGGACGGCAGCCACGCCGACTACGTGCTCGTCCCCGAGACCTCCATCGCCGCCAAGCCCACGACCCTCGACCACGTCCACGCGGGGGCCCTCGGCATCGCCGGTCTGACCGCCTACCAGACCCTGGTCAACATCGCCCGGGTACGGCCCGGGCAGCGCGTTCTGGTGCACGCGGCGGCCGGCGGCGTGGGCCACTTCGCCGTCAAGATCGCCAAGGCGCGCGGGGCGTACGTGATCGGTACGGCCCGGGCGGCCAAGCACCCCTTCCTGCGAGAGCTCGGCGCCGACGAACTGATCGACTACACGACGGCCGACTTCACGGCCCTGCGCGACGTGGACGTCGTGATCGACACGATCAGCAACGACTACGGTCCGAGGTCGCTGCGCACGCTCGGGCGCGGCGGCATCCTCATCGACGTCGTGGGCGTCGGGGTCGACCGGACGGCGGTCCGGGAGCAGGCGGAGGCGGGCGGTGTGCGCTTCGTCGAGTACTTCCTCGCGCCCAGCCCTGCCGACCTGGCCGGCTTCGCCGACCTGATCGACCGCGCGGGCGTGCGCCCCTCCGTCGAGGAGACGCTGCCCCTGGCCGAGGCGGCCAAGGCCCACGAGTTGATCGAGAGCGGACGGGTCCGCGGAAAGATCGTGCTCGTGCCCTGA
- a CDS encoding methionyl-tRNA formyltransferase, with translation MRVVMFGYQTWGHRTLQALLDSEHDVVLVVTHPKSEHAYEKIWSDSVADLAEAHGVPVLIRNRPDDDELFARLKEADPDVIVANNWRTWIPPRIFGLPRHGTLNVHDALLPKYAGFSPLIWALINGETEVGVTAHLMNDELDAGDIVRQEAVPVGPRDTATDLFHRTVDLIAPVTVGALALIASGQTEFTPQDRSRASFFHKRSVEDSRIDWTWSAEELDRLVRAQSEPYPSAFTFHRGKRLEVLSACVSQGRYGGTPGRIFYREGDGVVIVAGAEARTGRNHGLAITRVRTEDGRELTASEYFTSMGGYLTGRP, from the coding sequence ATGCGGGTCGTCATGTTCGGTTACCAGACCTGGGGGCATCGCACCCTGCAAGCCCTCCTGGACTCCGAGCACGACGTGGTGCTGGTCGTGACGCACCCCAAGAGCGAGCACGCCTACGAGAAGATCTGGAGCGACTCCGTCGCCGACCTCGCCGAAGCGCACGGCGTCCCGGTACTGATCCGCAACCGCCCCGATGACGACGAGCTGTTCGCACGCCTCAAGGAGGCCGATCCGGACGTCATCGTCGCCAACAACTGGCGTACGTGGATCCCCCCGCGCATCTTCGGCCTCCCGCGCCACGGCACGCTGAACGTGCACGACGCCCTGCTGCCGAAGTACGCCGGCTTCTCCCCGTTGATCTGGGCCCTCATCAACGGCGAGACAGAAGTGGGCGTCACCGCGCACCTGATGAACGACGAACTCGACGCCGGCGACATCGTGCGGCAGGAGGCGGTGCCGGTCGGACCGCGGGACACCGCCACCGACCTCTTCCACCGGACCGTCGACCTCATCGCACCCGTCACGGTCGGCGCGCTCGCCCTCATCGCGTCGGGGCAGACGGAGTTCACCCCGCAGGACCGGTCCCGGGCGAGCTTCTTCCACAAGCGGTCCGTCGAGGACAGCCGCATCGACTGGACCTGGTCCGCGGAAGAACTGGACCGCCTGGTCCGCGCGCAGTCGGAGCCGTACCCCAGCGCCTTCACCTTCCACAGGGGCAAGCGGCTCGAAGTCCTGTCCGCGTGCGTGTCGCAGGGCAGGTACGGCGGTACGCCCGGCCGCATCTTCTATCGCGAGGGCGACGGCGTGGTCATCGTCGCGGGCGCCGAGGCCCGCACGGGCCGCAACCACGGGCTGGCCATCACGCGCGTACGGACCGAGGACGGCCGGGAGCTGACCGCGTCCGAGTACTTCACCTCGATGGGCGGCTATCTGACCGGGCGGCCCTGA
- a CDS encoding lysine N(6)-hydroxylase/L-ornithine N(5)-oxygenase family protein encodes MAQARPGEPPLIHDLIGIGFGPSNVAMAIAVSEHNSRVGRGEAITAHFFEQQPRFGWHRGMLIDDATMQVSFLKDLVTLRNPASEYSFLCYLKSRGRLIDFINHKNFFPLRIEFHDYLEWSADKVDDMVSYGHEVVGVTPVVRDGVVEHLDVTVRSGEGLALHRARNLVIGTGLRPLMPDGVERSDRLWHTSDLLTKVDGLEGEGAAPSRFIVVGAGQSAAENVAYLHRRFPEAEVCAVFSRYGYSPADDSSFANRIFDPAAVGEYFDAPEDVKRRLMDYHGNTNYSVVDIDLIDDLYRQMYQGKVLGTERLRFINVSRLTDVRETPARVHTTVQSLVTGEEASLDADVVVFATGYRPADPLGLLGEVADRCLCDDEGRVRVERDYRVATDPELRCGIYVQGGTEHTHGITSSLLSNIAIRVGEILDSLLDRGLKSDSDEVRTVADGTGSAAR; translated from the coding sequence ATGGCACAGGCTCGTCCTGGCGAACCCCCGTTGATTCACGACCTCATTGGCATCGGCTTCGGCCCGTCCAACGTGGCCATGGCGATCGCGGTGAGCGAGCACAACTCACGCGTCGGCAGAGGGGAAGCGATCACCGCTCACTTCTTCGAGCAGCAGCCGCGCTTCGGCTGGCACCGGGGCATGCTCATCGACGACGCGACCATGCAGGTGTCCTTCCTCAAGGACCTGGTGACCCTCCGGAACCCGGCCAGCGAGTACAGCTTCCTGTGCTACCTGAAGAGCAGGGGGCGGCTGATCGACTTCATCAACCACAAGAATTTCTTCCCCCTGCGGATCGAGTTCCACGACTACCTCGAATGGTCCGCGGACAAGGTCGACGACATGGTCTCCTACGGCCACGAGGTCGTCGGCGTCACGCCCGTCGTGCGCGACGGAGTCGTGGAGCACCTCGACGTCACGGTCCGGTCGGGGGAGGGGCTCGCGCTGCACCGGGCCCGCAACCTCGTCATCGGCACCGGCCTGCGTCCCCTGATGCCGGACGGCGTGGAGCGCAGCGACCGCCTCTGGCACACCTCCGATCTGCTGACCAAGGTCGACGGCCTGGAGGGAGAGGGAGCCGCCCCCTCGCGGTTCATCGTCGTGGGCGCCGGGCAGAGTGCCGCCGAGAACGTCGCCTACCTGCACCGCCGCTTCCCCGAGGCCGAGGTCTGCGCCGTCTTCTCCCGGTACGGGTACAGCCCCGCCGACGACAGCAGCTTCGCCAACCGGATCTTCGACCCGGCGGCGGTGGGCGAGTACTTCGATGCGCCCGAGGACGTCAAGCGCAGGCTGATGGACTACCACGGGAACACCAACTACTCCGTGGTGGACATCGACCTGATCGACGACCTGTACCGGCAGATGTACCAGGGGAAGGTCCTCGGCACCGAGCGCCTGCGCTTCATCAACGTCTCCCGGCTGACCGACGTCAGGGAGACGCCGGCCAGGGTCCACACCACCGTGCAGTCGCTCGTCACCGGAGAGGAAGCGTCCCTGGACGCGGACGTCGTGGTCTTCGCCACCGGCTACCGCCCCGCCGACCCGCTCGGCCTCCTCGGCGAGGTCGCCGATCGCTGCCTCTGCGACGACGAGGGCCGCGTCCGCGTCGAGCGCGACTACCGCGTCGCGACCGACCCCGAACTGCGCTGCGGAATCTACGTACAGGGCGGTACGGAGCACACGCACGGCATCACGTCGTCGCTCCTGTCCAACATCGCCATCAGGGTCGGCGAGATCCTCGACTCGCTCCTCGACCGGGGTCTCAAGTCCGATTCCGACGAGGTCAGAACGGTCGCCGACGGCACGGGCAGCGCGGCCCGCTAG
- a CDS encoding FecCD family ABC transporter permease, with the protein MGTIAVERPLLKSTTGLHRRRVVGLGALGLILLTAVVVSLAVGARALTPGEVWHGLLAAPEPDRRLTEIRLIVRTVRVPRTVLAIVAGIALGVGGALIQGYTRNPIADTGLLGVNAGASFAVVTVIALFGFADPLQYVWFAFLGAAVAGVVVFGLASIGRGAGNPLTLALAGQGVTVFLAAMTTAVSLTDKAALNALRFWHAGSVAGVGFDVIWPVTAFIAVGLVLALTTLPAINLLNLGDDVARGLGVNIALSRTVGIIAITLLAGAATAACGPIAFLGLMVAHVARYLTGPDYRWLVPYAGLLGAVVLLVCDVAGRLPVRPGELDAGVVVALLGAPFFAVLVWRGKFRTA; encoded by the coding sequence ATGGGCACGATTGCAGTCGAGCGCCCCCTGCTCAAGAGCACAACAGGGCTCCACCGCCGACGAGTTGTGGGGCTGGGGGCACTCGGGTTGATCCTCCTGACCGCAGTGGTGGTGTCGTTGGCCGTGGGTGCGCGCGCGCTCACTCCGGGGGAGGTGTGGCACGGGTTGCTGGCCGCGCCGGAGCCCGACCGGCGGCTCACCGAGATCAGACTCATCGTGCGGACGGTGCGGGTGCCCCGGACGGTGCTCGCGATCGTGGCGGGCATCGCCCTGGGGGTCGGCGGGGCGCTGATCCAGGGGTACACGCGCAACCCGATCGCCGACACGGGCCTGCTCGGGGTGAACGCGGGCGCCTCCTTCGCCGTGGTGACGGTGATCGCCCTGTTCGGGTTCGCCGACCCGCTCCAGTACGTCTGGTTCGCCTTCCTGGGGGCGGCGGTCGCCGGTGTCGTCGTGTTCGGGCTGGCGAGCATCGGCAGGGGGGCGGGCAACCCGTTGACGCTCGCCCTGGCCGGGCAGGGGGTCACGGTGTTCCTCGCGGCCATGACCACCGCGGTCTCGCTGACCGACAAGGCGGCGCTGAACGCGCTGCGCTTCTGGCACGCGGGCTCCGTGGCCGGCGTCGGCTTCGACGTCATCTGGCCGGTGACCGCGTTCATCGCGGTCGGGCTGGTACTGGCCCTGACCACGCTGCCCGCCATCAACCTGCTCAACCTGGGCGACGACGTGGCGCGCGGCCTGGGGGTGAACATCGCGCTGAGCCGGACCGTCGGCATCATCGCCATCACCCTGCTGGCGGGAGCGGCGACGGCGGCGTGCGGTCCGATCGCGTTCCTCGGCCTCATGGTGGCCCACGTGGCCCGCTACCTGACCGGGCCGGACTACCGCTGGCTGGTGCCGTACGCGGGTCTGCTCGGCGCGGTGGTCCTCCTGGTCTGCGATGTCGCGGGGCGCTTGCCGGTGCGGCCGGGGGAGTTGGACGCGGGTGTCGTCGTGGCCCTCCTCGGTGCGCCGTTCTTCGCCGTCCTGGTCTGGCGCGGAAAGTTCAGGACCGCGTGA
- a CDS encoding FecCD family ABC transporter permease, translated as MNGADVKPVVAPGVRLGRVSFVWRPWIVCVTVLLAAATFLVFCLSIGVGDFPIGLPQVIATILGRGEQVDEFVVMDLRMPRALAGCVVGMALGVSGAITQSIARNPLASPDILGITGGAGVVAVFLVTVSGGTAAAVVNSVGLSGAALAGGLGTGLLVYFLAWRRGIDGFRLILIGISVSAVMQAVTTWLLVQADIRDVARAQAWLIGSLDNRSWDDVRVAAWCTLVLMAVVVCVAFQFKPLHLGDDVAAGLGVRYTRVRAVLLLCAVLLAGAAVSAAGPVPFVALVAPQVAMRLARCPTPPMVASGMVGALLLIGADLVARTALPITLPVGVVTAAIGGPFLVHLLVRANLR; from the coding sequence GTGAACGGGGCCGATGTGAAGCCGGTGGTGGCGCCGGGCGTGCGGCTCGGCCGGGTGTCGTTCGTCTGGCGGCCGTGGATCGTGTGCGTCACGGTGCTGTTGGCGGCGGCCACGTTCCTCGTGTTCTGCCTGTCCATCGGCGTCGGGGACTTCCCCATCGGTCTGCCCCAGGTGATCGCCACGATCCTCGGCCGGGGCGAGCAGGTCGACGAGTTCGTCGTCATGGACCTCAGGATGCCGCGCGCCCTGGCCGGATGCGTCGTGGGCATGGCGCTGGGGGTGTCCGGGGCGATCACCCAGTCCATCGCGCGCAATCCGCTGGCCAGTCCGGACATCCTGGGGATCACCGGGGGAGCCGGCGTGGTCGCGGTGTTCCTGGTGACGGTGTCGGGCGGGACCGCCGCGGCGGTCGTCAACTCCGTGGGCCTGTCCGGGGCGGCGCTCGCGGGCGGTCTCGGCACGGGTCTCCTCGTGTACTTCCTGGCGTGGCGGCGCGGGATCGACGGCTTCCGGCTCATCCTCATCGGGATCTCGGTGAGCGCCGTGATGCAGGCCGTCACGACCTGGCTGCTGGTGCAGGCCGACATCAGGGACGTGGCCCGGGCCCAGGCCTGGCTGATCGGCTCGCTGGACAACCGGTCGTGGGACGACGTCCGGGTGGCGGCCTGGTGCACGCTCGTCCTGATGGCCGTCGTGGTGTGCGTCGCGTTCCAGTTCAAACCGCTGCACCTCGGCGACGACGTGGCCGCGGGCCTCGGCGTCCGGTACACGAGGGTCCGGGCGGTGCTGCTCCTGTGCGCCGTGCTGCTGGCCGGCGCGGCGGTGAGCGCGGCGGGCCCGGTCCCGTTCGTCGCGCTGGTGGCGCCGCAGGTGGCGATGCGTCTGGCCAGGTGCCCGACACCGCCGATGGTGGCATCCGGGATGGTGGGAGCCCTGCTGTTGATCGGCGCGGACCTGGTCGCGCGCACGGCGCTGCCGATCACGCTCCCGGTCGGCGTCGTCACCGCCGCGATCGGAGGGCCCTTCCTCGTCCATCTGCTGGTGCGGGCCAATCTCCGCTAG
- a CDS encoding ABC transporter ATP-binding protein yields the protein MAVGHITGIEAGGDDASRLAARGVSVGYGGRIVIDDLHVAIPPGVVTTIIGSNGCGKSTLLRTLSRLLKPVKGTVVLDGEDIARLRTRDVAKKLGLLPQAPVAPEGLTVADLVARGRHPHQSWLRQWSSDDAAVVERALAMTGVSDLADRPVDALSGGQRQRVWISMTLAQGTDLLLLDEPTTYLDLAHAIDVLDLVDDLHESGCTVVMVLHDLNLATRYSDNLIVLKAGAILAQGHPRDVITAELLGEAFGLRAKVIDDPVGDRPLIVPIGRTHVRLG from the coding sequence ATGGCGGTTGGGCACATCACCGGGATCGAGGCCGGGGGCGACGACGCCTCGCGGCTGGCGGCCAGGGGCGTCTCGGTCGGGTACGGCGGCCGGATCGTCATCGACGACCTCCACGTGGCGATCCCGCCCGGGGTGGTCACCACGATCATCGGCTCCAACGGCTGCGGGAAGTCGACCCTGCTGCGGACCCTGTCGCGGCTGCTCAAGCCGGTCAAGGGGACGGTCGTACTGGACGGCGAGGACATCGCCCGGCTCCGGACCAGGGACGTGGCGAAGAAGCTCGGCCTGTTGCCGCAGGCGCCGGTGGCGCCCGAGGGTCTGACGGTGGCCGACCTCGTCGCAAGGGGCCGCCATCCGCACCAGAGCTGGCTGCGCCAGTGGTCGTCGGACGATGCCGCCGTCGTGGAGCGGGCGCTGGCCATGACCGGGGTGTCCGACCTTGCCGACCGTCCGGTCGACGCGCTGTCCGGTGGGCAGCGCCAGCGCGTGTGGATCTCGATGACGCTGGCCCAGGGCACGGATCTGCTGCTGCTCGACGAGCCGACCACCTACCTGGATCTGGCGCACGCGATCGACGTGCTCGACCTGGTGGACGACCTGCACGAGTCCGGGTGCACGGTGGTCATGGTGCTGCACGACCTCAACCTGGCCACGCGGTACAGCGACAACCTCATCGTGCTGAAGGCGGGAGCGATCCTGGCGCAGGGGCACCCCCGGGACGTGATCACGGCCGAGTTGCTGGGCGAGGCGTTCGGGCTGCGGGCCAAGGTGATCGACGATCCGGTGGGCGACCGGCCGCTCATCGTGCCGATAGGCCGAACCCACGTCCGGCTCGGCTAG